Genomic segment of uncultured Desulfobacter sp.:
TCATATGCGGTACCGTGATCCACGGATGTGCGTATAATGGGAAGTCCGATGGTGGTATTCACCCCGTCCCTAAAATGGACCAGCTTAAAGGGAATCAGTCCCTGGTCGTGATACATGCAGATGACTGCATCAAACCGGCCTTCAACTGCGTGGAAAAATACGGTATCGGGCGGGTAGGGACCTGAAATGTCAAACCCATGTTCCTGTGCCTTTTCCACTGCCGGTAAAATGATGTCCGCCTCTTCATTGCCGAACATACCCTGTTCACCAGCATGGGGGTTTAAGCCTGCCACGGCAAGTTTTGGATTTTTGATGCCGAACCTTGTGATCAGAGTATCCCGGGTTAGATTAATAATTCTTGTAATTTCTTGGGTCGTGAGTTTGTCCGGCACCTGGGACAGGGGGATGTGAATGGTGGCTAAAACCACTTTCAGGCGAGGACCTGCCATCATCATGGCAAAATTACTCGTATTTGTTTGATGTGCGATCAGCTCAGTATGACCCGGGAAGGGGGAACCGGCCAATTTGAGGCCCGTTTTGGTAATGGGGGCTGTGACCAACGCATCAATGGCACCGGACAGAGCAAGGTCCACGGCTGTAGTGATATAGGTTTCCATGGCGCGTCCGGTCTCGGGGGTAGGGTGGCCAAGTTTGGTGACATCCGGGCTTAGGCTGGAAAGACAAACCAGAAACCCCTTGGGACAATTAGAAAAATCGCGATTTAATTCGTCTGTTATAGCTAACTCTTGAAGAACTGATAAATTTGTATCTGCCTTTTTGAGGATTTCAATGTCGCCTAAAACAACAGGGATGCACAAGTCCGCAATCTCAGGGTCTGTTAAGCTTTTTATAATAATTTCAGGGCCAATACCTGCAGGGTCTCCCATGGTAATACCAAGAACAGGTCGGTGTGAATGGGTATTCATAGTCGGATATTTCTTTCATCTATATGTTAAAGTTAAATGTATACTATCGACGCAACTGGGTGTAAATAAAATTCAGGGACGAATTTGTGAAACCCTTATAAATTTCAGGATAGATTATTTTTTTAGACTTTTGTTTAATTTGAAGGAATTCAAAGAAAATCGTTAAAAATCGAAGCAATTTTTTTTTACATTGTTTGCGAAAATTTAAAATTTAAAAAAATACCTTTTGAAAATAGGGATTTGGAGAACTTACTGTAATTAGAAAGAATTTTGTTTGTTCCACAAAAAATATTCTATAAAAACAATATGTTGAAAATATATACCACGCATTATTCTAACTGAGAACTAACCTTCTTTATTCCATTTGACCAAAAAAATAAATTCGCATAAAAGGTACTCCAAAATACTAAACTCACTATAACCACTGTAAATATCAAACCTCTTAAGCCGCTTTGCTTTGCTTTGTATTGTTTGGAAGGCTGTGTATTGTTTAATGGATTCGATTTTAGAAGAAGTCAAATCACATATTAAAGAATTAGTTCCAGATCACTGTTATCGAATGTGGATTGAACCTGTCATAATGTCCGCCCACGATGCTGAAACTATTGTCTTGTCGGTGCCCAATGACTTCTATGTCAAACGGCTCAAAGAAAATTATCTAAACTATTTTGAAGAAGGTTTTCTGCGGTTGGGTAAAAAAGCCCGCATTGAATTCAAGATCGACAAAAAAAAGTTAAAATCAGCGCCCCAAAAGTACGGCGCCGGCCAGTCTCCAAAAGGCCGGACCCAAAAAGGACGGACACAAAAACCACCCGGATTGATGCCTGTCATCCCGGTTGCCGACAGTGTGCCTGCAGCATTTCAACCCCAGCTTCCGGGCATGACACCGGCATTTAACTGCGGGCGCATGTTGAAAAAGAATTTTACATTTGATGATTTTGTCGTTGGAGACAACTCAAGCTTTGCATATACGGCGTCATTATATCTGGCCCAGGGAAAGCTTAACGGTACCGGCGTTCTTTTTCTTTTGGGCAAGACGGGTCTGGGTAAAAGCCATCTGTCCCAGGCTGTGGGGCACCATATGCTCACCCATGAAGGCGGCCGGCGGGTGTTTTATGTCACTGCCGAGGATTTTACCAATGAAATGATCTATTCTCTGAGAAATAACAGTATCGACCAGTTTAAGGAAAAATACCGCCTTAAATGCGATGTGCTGATCCTGGAAGATGTCCATTTTCTCACCGGAAAGTCCGCCACCCAAAAAGAGCTTGCCATGACCTTGGATTATCTGGTTGATGCAGACAAGAAAATCATTTTTTCAGGCTGTGAACGGCCTGATGAAATTCCCAAATTAAATGAGAACCTGAAATCCAGGCTGAATATGGGGGTGGTCACGGAGATCAAGGCACCGGATTTTAATACCCGGGTAAAGATTTTAAATAAGAAATCCAAGGCCATCCAATGCATTTTGCCGACGCCGGTGACCGAGTATATTGCCCAGGAAGCCTGTGATGATGTCCGTCAGCTTGAAAGCGCGCTTCTAAGTGTTGTTACCAGGGGGCAGTTGATGAAACGAAACATCGACCTTGAGCTGGCCAGGTGTGTGCTTGAAAAAGTAAACGGGGCGCGAAAAAGCATCACCATTGATCTGATTAAAAAACTGGTCTGTGACGAGTTTGATGTTTCCGAACAAGAACTTTTGTCAAAATCAAGAAAACACAGCATTGTTAAACCCCGCCAGGTGGCAATGTTTTTGTCAAAGAAATATACCGACCAGCCCATAAAAAAAATTGGTGCAAGTTTTAAACGCTACCATGCAACCGCAATCTATTCGGTTAACGCGGTTGAAAAAGAGATGGAGCAAAAAGGGCAGCGTTATGAACAGATCATGTATATAGCCAACAAGCTTGAATCAGGCAGGTTTTAAGGGATATAGGTAAACTTGGATTTAACAACGAACACGGATAAAACGAAAAGGGATAAATAGACCGGAAAAGCCCGGCGTTATTTTCTTAAACCCCTTCTTTTTAACACATACAACTTCCCAATTAAATTTTGTAAGAAAGTTCTGTGCAGTTGTGGGTTGACCCTGGACGTCGAAAGACCCCGGTCAGCCCATGACTGTCATATGGAACGACGATCTGATGAAAACAAATTTGTAATCAGTTGGGTTTTACGGCATCATAATCATTGTAGATCAAAAGTTTTTCCAAAATATCAATTTTGGGATGACGGGAGTGCATAACACAGCATTTTATGGATATGGCGCAATAATCACAACAGAGGCGACAGTTTTTATCGAATTCTCCAAAACAGTCTGGAACGTCAATTGAGTCTTCTTTGATATTCTCTTCTTTCATTAACCGATCTAATCGTATTTCCATGTGAAATTCCAAAGCAAGTGGTTTTAATGTCTGATAAGGGTAAAGTATCTGAATGTTTTTTTCAACCCGGGTTTTGGTAAAAAAGTATTAACGACTATTCCTAAAAAGTACGTTCTGATCCCAACAATCCTTCAAGGTATTGTTGGGGTGGAGCACTTGTTAGACCATGGCCTCGAGTTTTTCCACTAAAGGGGCAAGGCTTGATTTATTATGTGCTGAAACCACAATTCCCTGGTTTAACAGCCAGGGTGAATCAAAATTGTCCAAATCCGCCAGATCCATTTTATTGAATACATATAGTGAAGGAATTTTATTCAGGTTCAGAGATTTGAGTAACTGGTCCACCGTCTCTTTTTGCTGCATGTATCTTGGGTTTGAGATATCAATGACATGAAGAATAACATCCGCCTGCTCAAGCTCTTCTAATGTGGCATGAAATGCCTCTAAAAGCTCTTTGGGCAGATTCTGGATGAACCCAACGGTATCGGTGATAATTACTTCTTTGTCCCGGGGAAACCTTAGTCTGCGTGAAGAGGGGTCCAGGGTGGCAAAAAGGCGGTTTGCGGCGATAATACTGCTTTGGGTCAAGGTGTTAAGCAAGGTTGACTTGCCGGCATTGGTATATCCCACAATGGAGATGACCGGCAGATTCCGTCGCTTTCTTCTGGCTTTTTGCTGGGTGCGCTGTTTGCGGATTTTTTTTATCTCTTGTTTCAGTCG
This window contains:
- the pdxA gene encoding 4-hydroxythreonine-4-phosphate dehydrogenase PdxA produces the protein MNTHSHRPVLGITMGDPAGIGPEIIIKSLTDPEIADLCIPVVLGDIEILKKADTNLSVLQELAITDELNRDFSNCPKGFLVCLSSLSPDVTKLGHPTPETGRAMETYITTAVDLALSGAIDALVTAPITKTGLKLAGSPFPGHTELIAHQTNTSNFAMMMAGPRLKVVLATIHIPLSQVPDKLTTQEITRIINLTRDTLITRFGIKNPKLAVAGLNPHAGEQGMFGNEEADIILPAVEKAQEHGFDISGPYPPDTVFFHAVEGRFDAVICMYHDQGLIPFKLVHFRDGVNTTIGLPIIRTSVDHGTAYDIAWTGKADPASMKEAIKMAAIQAINQKRHGNNNGS
- the dnaA gene encoding chromosomal replication initiator protein DnaA, with product MDSILEEVKSHIKELVPDHCYRMWIEPVIMSAHDAETIVLSVPNDFYVKRLKENYLNYFEEGFLRLGKKARIEFKIDKKKLKSAPQKYGAGQSPKGRTQKGRTQKPPGLMPVIPVADSVPAAFQPQLPGMTPAFNCGRMLKKNFTFDDFVVGDNSSFAYTASLYLAQGKLNGTGVLFLLGKTGLGKSHLSQAVGHHMLTHEGGRRVFYVTAEDFTNEMIYSLRNNSIDQFKEKYRLKCDVLILEDVHFLTGKSATQKELAMTLDYLVDADKKIIFSGCERPDEIPKLNENLKSRLNMGVVTEIKAPDFNTRVKILNKKSKAIQCILPTPVTEYIAQEACDDVRQLESALLSVVTRGQLMKRNIDLELARCVLEKVNGARKSITIDLIKKLVCDEFDVSEQELLSKSRKHSIVKPRQVAMFLSKKYTDQPIKKIGASFKRYHATAIYSVNAVEKEMEQKGQRYEQIMYIANKLESGRF